A single region of the Demequina sp. genome encodes:
- a CDS encoding NAD(P)H-binding protein, translated as MSNITVIGGNGYTGAAVVSEALARGHHVTVVSRSQPDASLAEVTYVTGSALEGSVLDRALDGADAVVSAITSRGEAAQAAPSVAAALVERAAGAGTRIVYVGGFSSLRPAAGAPRFIEGDVPAQYLAEATAGHQALETFLAAPEGVDWVFVSPPAHYGSWVPGESTGTYRVSDDVAILDENGDSTITAADLALLVLDLIETGGHGREHISVAS; from the coding sequence ATGTCAAACATCACCGTCATCGGCGGCAACGGGTACACCGGCGCCGCAGTGGTCTCCGAGGCTCTCGCCCGTGGCCACCATGTCACCGTCGTTTCCCGCTCTCAGCCCGACGCTTCGCTCGCCGAGGTCACCTACGTCACCGGTTCTGCGCTTGAGGGCTCGGTGCTTGACCGGGCGCTTGACGGCGCCGATGCGGTGGTTTCGGCGATCACCTCTCGCGGCGAGGCGGCTCAGGCCGCCCCGTCCGTTGCGGCCGCGCTGGTTGAGCGCGCCGCCGGCGCGGGCACGCGCATCGTGTACGTAGGCGGGTTCTCCTCGTTGCGTCCCGCCGCCGGCGCTCCGCGCTTCATCGAGGGCGACGTCCCAGCCCAATACCTCGCTGAGGCAACCGCGGGCCACCAGGCCCTCGAGACGTTCCTCGCCGCGCCCGAGGGCGTGGACTGGGTGTTCGTGAGCCCGCCGGCTCACTACGGCTCGTGGGTTCCCGGCGAGTCCACCGGCACCTACCGGGTGAGCGACGACGTGGCGATCCTCGACGAGAACGGCGACTCCACGATCACCGCAGCAGACCTCGCGCTCTTGGTCCTCGACCTCATCGAGACCGGTGGTCACGGCCGCGAGCACATCTCTGTAGCCTCATAG
- a CDS encoding CotH kinase family protein, with product MAYRLALAALLAVGALTLSACSAAPDAVAASPGEVTTASGVWSDSEVHDFALTVDEQDLAAMLKAYTSTGDKEWISATVVIDGQTFQNVGIKLKGNSSLRSVSTSSDPATLPWLIRLDKYVDGQSLDGSTEFVVRGNTSQTSLNEAVALAILAQTGLASEEYAYAEVSVNGSEEQLRLIVENPSDEFMDRALGDGYLHKAEAGGDYAYRGDAAEDYADVFDQEAGDDDIAPLADFLNFINDSDDATFAAELGDHLDVDAFATYLAFQDLVGNNDDIDGPGNNSYLYFDSASQMMTVVNWDLNLALGGVNGMGGGRPDAGDGGGGPRQGGAGNGGGQRPGGGRGGNILSERFLANADFKALYETKVTELRERLIASGDATDSLNALTQLLLDHSSVDDATITKESDAIAQRLSQ from the coding sequence ATGGCTTACCGGCTTGCGCTCGCCGCGCTCCTCGCGGTTGGCGCACTCACGCTCTCCGCGTGTTCGGCGGCGCCCGACGCTGTGGCGGCTTCTCCGGGAGAGGTCACCACAGCGTCGGGCGTGTGGAGCGATTCCGAGGTGCACGACTTCGCTTTGACGGTGGACGAGCAGGACCTGGCCGCGATGCTCAAGGCGTACACGAGCACGGGCGACAAGGAGTGGATCTCCGCGACCGTGGTGATCGACGGGCAGACGTTCCAGAACGTGGGGATCAAGCTAAAAGGCAACTCGTCCTTGCGAAGTGTGAGCACATCTTCCGATCCCGCCACCCTGCCGTGGCTCATCCGGCTGGACAAGTACGTGGACGGGCAGTCGCTCGATGGCTCCACCGAGTTCGTTGTCCGCGGCAACACGTCTCAGACGAGCCTCAACGAGGCGGTTGCCCTCGCGATATTGGCCCAGACCGGGCTCGCGAGCGAGGAGTACGCCTACGCCGAGGTCTCGGTGAACGGATCGGAGGAGCAGCTGCGGCTCATCGTGGAGAACCCCTCGGACGAGTTCATGGACCGCGCCCTTGGAGACGGCTACCTGCACAAGGCGGAGGCCGGCGGCGACTACGCGTATCGCGGGGATGCCGCGGAGGACTACGCGGACGTGTTCGACCAGGAGGCAGGAGATGACGACATCGCTCCGCTCGCGGACTTCCTGAACTTCATCAATGACTCCGACGATGCGACCTTCGCCGCGGAGCTCGGCGACCACCTGGACGTTGACGCGTTCGCCACCTACCTCGCGTTCCAGGACCTCGTGGGCAACAACGACGACATCGACGGTCCCGGCAACAACTCGTACCTCTACTTTGACTCCGCTTCCCAGATGATGACTGTGGTCAACTGGGACCTCAATCTGGCGCTCGGTGGAGTGAACGGCATGGGCGGTGGTAGGCCCGACGCTGGTGACGGGGGCGGCGGACCGCGCCAGGGCGGCGCTGGCAACGGCGGCGGCCAGCGGCCAGGCGGCGGCCGCGGAGGCAACATCCTGTCCGAGCGCTTCCTCGCGAACGCCGATTTCAAGGCGCTCTACGAGACCAAGGTGACGGAACTGCGGGAGCGGCTCATAGCGTCGGGTGATGCCACAGACTCGCTGAACGCGCTGACCCAACTGCTGCTTGACCACTCGAGCGTCGACGACGCGACCATCACCAAGGAGTCCGACGCGATCGCGCAGCGCCTGTCCCAGTGA
- a CDS encoding glycoside hydrolase family 3 C-terminal domain-containing protein — protein sequence MRQTTEEALALVAGLSLDDKIRLLSGKGLWFTEDVPGVPSIMLTDGPHGLRKQLDTGDTFELTKSVPATCFPTAAALGSSWDGELIREVGEALGRECRAQEVGVLLGPGLNIKRHGAGGRNFEYFSEDPHLSGHLAAALVNGVQSQGVGTSIKHYLANNQEHRRMTIDTIVDERTLREIYLAGFEIAIRESKPWTVMSSYNLVNGEHVGESRTLMTDILRVEFGFDGLAMTDWGATFDRPVAVHAGLDLEMPGSNGAWDDAIREALGSGSLSLADVDVAAARVVELALRATAQFDNAVQFDNAVQFDNAAQFDNAVPDAAVTVDFDAHHALARRAAAAGSVLLTNDGILPLEPEGTIAVIGAFAESPRYQGAGSSLVTPTRVDAFLPEFRAGVADRAAVTYAPGYDARTGATTPATLEEAREAASGAETVVLLVGLPAALESEGFDRSTLRLPEGHEALIAAVTEANPRTVVVLLNGGALVTPWAERPAAILEAYLGGQAGGGAIADVLLGIAEPGGRLAESFPFAQADVAADRNFPGGATQVEYREGLYVGYRFHDSAGVPARFAFGHGLGYTTFSYGDLTARKAGDGYAVTVTVTNAGTRAGSEVAQLYVRDVESTVYRPAKELRAFAKVRLEPGASTKVTFRLDRRAFAVWDVPRHDWLVEAGDFELLVGSSSVDIRARKSVRVASDDVVSPAPGPVGFVATDAEFAAMLGRAVPVPRPVMPFTLDSTLGDLKLSAVGRRIVAAVHKQVEKEFGLADASPDDAQAGMFATMLEELPVRGMTMMSGGKVSLASARRLVRLVNLTTPKAWRRG from the coding sequence ATGCGCCAGACCACTGAAGAGGCCTTGGCGCTCGTCGCCGGACTCTCGCTCGATGACAAGATCCGCCTCCTGTCCGGCAAGGGCCTGTGGTTCACCGAGGACGTGCCGGGCGTGCCTTCGATCATGCTCACGGACGGGCCCCACGGCCTGCGCAAGCAACTCGACACGGGCGACACCTTCGAACTCACCAAGTCCGTTCCCGCCACGTGCTTCCCCACCGCCGCGGCTCTCGGCTCGTCATGGGACGGCGAACTGATCCGCGAGGTTGGGGAGGCGCTCGGCCGCGAGTGCCGCGCACAGGAGGTGGGCGTCCTGCTCGGACCCGGCCTCAACATCAAGCGCCACGGCGCCGGCGGCCGCAACTTCGAGTACTTCAGCGAGGACCCGCACCTGAGCGGACACCTCGCGGCGGCGCTCGTCAATGGCGTGCAGTCCCAGGGCGTCGGCACCTCGATCAAGCACTACCTGGCCAACAACCAGGAGCATCGCCGCATGACGATCGACACGATCGTCGACGAGCGCACCCTGCGCGAGATCTACCTCGCCGGCTTCGAGATCGCCATCCGCGAGTCCAAGCCGTGGACAGTCATGAGCTCCTACAACCTCGTCAACGGCGAGCACGTTGGCGAGAGCCGCACCCTCATGACCGACATCCTGCGCGTCGAGTTCGGCTTCGACGGCCTCGCCATGACCGACTGGGGCGCCACCTTCGACCGGCCCGTCGCCGTCCACGCGGGCCTCGATCTCGAGATGCCGGGCTCCAATGGCGCGTGGGACGACGCGATCCGCGAGGCCCTCGGTTCCGGTTCGCTCAGCCTGGCCGACGTTGACGTGGCTGCCGCTCGCGTTGTCGAGTTGGCACTTCGCGCCACTGCGCAGTTCGACAACGCGGTGCAGTTCGACAACGCGGTGCAGTTCGACAACGCGGCGCAGTTCGACAACGCGGTGCCCGACGCTGCGGTCACCGTTGACTTCGACGCCCACCACGCCCTCGCCCGCCGGGCGGCGGCCGCGGGCTCGGTGCTGCTCACCAACGACGGGATCCTGCCACTCGAGCCTGAGGGCACCATTGCGGTGATCGGCGCGTTCGCCGAGAGCCCGCGCTACCAGGGCGCCGGATCGTCTCTCGTCACCCCCACGCGGGTCGACGCCTTCCTTCCGGAGTTCCGCGCGGGTGTCGCGGACCGTGCCGCGGTGACGTACGCGCCCGGCTATGACGCCAGAACCGGGGCCACGACCCCGGCGACGCTCGAAGAGGCCCGTGAGGCAGCGTCGGGCGCCGAGACCGTTGTGCTGCTCGTTGGCCTGCCTGCCGCGCTCGAGTCAGAGGGGTTCGACCGCTCCACCCTGCGACTGCCGGAAGGGCACGAGGCGCTCATCGCGGCCGTGACGGAGGCCAACCCGCGCACCGTGGTGGTGCTGCTCAACGGCGGAGCGCTCGTGACGCCGTGGGCGGAGCGGCCCGCCGCGATTCTCGAGGCGTACCTGGGAGGACAGGCGGGCGGCGGCGCGATCGCCGATGTGCTGCTCGGGATCGCGGAGCCGGGCGGGCGCCTCGCCGAGTCGTTCCCGTTCGCGCAAGCGGATGTGGCTGCGGACCGCAACTTCCCCGGGGGTGCCACCCAGGTGGAGTATCGCGAGGGGCTGTACGTGGGATACCGCTTCCATGATTCGGCGGGGGTGCCCGCGAGGTTCGCCTTCGGGCATGGGCTCGGATACACGACGTTCTCCTACGGCGACCTCACCGCGCGCAAGGCGGGCGATGGATACGCCGTGACGGTGACCGTCACGAATGCGGGGACCCGGGCGGGGTCCGAGGTGGCCCAGCTGTACGTGCGCGACGTCGAGTCCACGGTCTACCGGCCCGCCAAGGAGCTGAGGGCGTTCGCGAAGGTGCGCCTGGAACCGGGCGCGTCCACGAAGGTGACGTTCCGGCTGGACCGCCGCGCGTTCGCGGTGTGGGACGTGCCGCGGCACGACTGGCTCGTGGAGGCGGGCGACTTTGAGCTCCTCGTGGGTTCGTCGTCGGTCGATATCCGTGCGCGCAAGTCAGTCAGGGTGGCGAGCGACGACGTGGTCTCGCCCGCTCCGGGTCCCGTGGGATTCGTGGCCACCGACGCGGAGTTCGCGGCGATGCTCGGGCGCGCCGTGCCTGTGCCGCGGCCCGTGATGCCGTTCACGCTCGACTCGACGCTGGGCGATCTCAAGCTCAGCGCCGTTGGCCGGCGCATCGTCGCCGCCGTGCACAAGCAGGTGGAGAAGGAGTTTGGCCTCGCCGACGCGAGCCCGGACGATGCCCAGGCGGGAATGTTCGCGACGATGCTTGAGGAACTTCCCGTGCGCGGGATGACGATGATGTCTGGCGGCAAGGTGTCGCTCGCATCCGCGAGGCGCCTGGTGCGGCTGGTCAACCTGACGACGCCCAAGGCCTGGCGAAGGGGCTAA
- a CDS encoding 1-acyl-sn-glycerol-3-phosphate acyltransferase: protein MSHVWTLPPLWVRRVVLAPLLVVLAFVWMPIALWLGIFAAGVVAWAFPGKLRVFRVIFMVGLYLLWDAVALVWMFVLWVISGFGWAIHRDWFQRRHFELMGAMLRSLFWAARWLLRLDVVIDDSELSPAGPTVSTIVVSRHGGPADSFIIVNTLLNRFNREPAIVMKDTLQWDPAIDVLLNRVPTSFVTTGRRRRGPGGAAAIGGLASGLKGNDTLLIFPEGGNVTPRRRSRRIEQLRAKGQDQLAQRSEAMEHVMAPHAGGLLTAMERAPQARVVMMAHTGLDQLETVGDIWEALPVDKRIVLKMWTVAADTIPDGTDQREVWLFDWWEKIDRWIAENRAAASD, encoded by the coding sequence ATGTCTCACGTATGGACCTTGCCACCCCTGTGGGTGAGGCGCGTTGTGCTCGCTCCGTTGCTCGTTGTGCTCGCGTTCGTGTGGATGCCCATCGCGCTGTGGCTCGGGATCTTCGCGGCCGGTGTTGTGGCGTGGGCGTTCCCCGGCAAGCTGCGCGTCTTCCGCGTGATCTTCATGGTGGGCCTGTACCTGCTGTGGGACGCGGTGGCGCTCGTGTGGATGTTCGTCCTATGGGTGATCTCCGGTTTTGGCTGGGCCATCCATCGCGACTGGTTCCAGCGGCGCCACTTCGAGCTCATGGGCGCGATGTTGCGGTCGCTGTTCTGGGCGGCGCGCTGGCTGCTTCGCCTCGACGTGGTGATCGACGACTCCGAGCTCAGTCCTGCTGGGCCGACCGTGTCCACGATTGTGGTGAGCCGCCACGGCGGGCCAGCGGACTCGTTCATCATCGTGAACACGCTGCTCAACCGCTTCAACCGCGAGCCCGCGATCGTCATGAAGGACACCCTGCAGTGGGATCCGGCGATCGATGTGCTCCTCAACCGGGTGCCCACGAGCTTCGTCACCACCGGGCGCCGACGCAGGGGACCGGGCGGCGCGGCGGCGATCGGCGGCCTGGCCTCCGGTCTCAAGGGCAACGACACCCTGCTCATCTTCCCCGAGGGTGGCAACGTCACGCCCCGGAGGCGCTCGCGTCGAATCGAGCAGCTGCGGGCCAAAGGCCAGGACCAGCTGGCGCAGCGGTCCGAGGCGATGGAGCACGTGATGGCGCCGCACGCCGGCGGGCTGCTCACCGCGATGGAGCGTGCTCCCCAGGCGCGCGTGGTGATGATGGCTCACACCGGGCTGGACCAGCTGGAGACGGTTGGCGACATCTGGGAGGCGCTGCCTGTGGACAAGCGCATCGTCCTCAAGATGTGGACGGTCGCGGCGGACACGATCCCGGACGGGACCGACCAGCGCGAGGTTTGGCTGTTCGACTGGTGGGAGAAGATCGACCGCTGGATCGCCGAGAACCGGGCTGCAGCGTCGGACTGA
- a CDS encoding siderophore-interacting protein, with translation MTSSAPEPAPGRRGGPPKSAEVLSAERLSPNMVRIVFGGPEVAELDPDEVFADGYVKLLFAGAMRTYTIRALADSEMTIDFVVHGDEGLAGPWAASAAPGDTIEFRGPGGEWSPRTGAHWHLFIGDESALPAVASGLDRLLAADANARALVFAEVASAEEHYPLAEGPHVHVTWVHRDGDPYGANLVEAVLEAELPQGDPEAFVHGNADMVRPLRRYLLGERGLPREQLSASGYWRVGLTDEGWRAVKRDFNEAMERDAAV, from the coding sequence ATGACGTCCTCCGCACCCGAACCCGCCCCCGGCCGCCGCGGCGGCCCGCCCAAGTCGGCCGAAGTCCTGAGCGCCGAGCGCCTCTCGCCCAACATGGTGCGGATCGTGTTCGGCGGCCCTGAGGTCGCAGAGCTCGACCCCGACGAGGTCTTCGCTGACGGCTACGTGAAGCTGCTCTTCGCTGGCGCCATGCGCACCTACACGATCCGCGCGCTCGCGGACAGCGAGATGACCATCGACTTCGTCGTCCACGGCGACGAGGGTCTCGCGGGACCGTGGGCCGCGTCGGCGGCGCCGGGCGACACCATCGAGTTCCGCGGCCCCGGTGGTGAGTGGTCGCCACGCACAGGCGCCCACTGGCACCTCTTCATCGGTGACGAGAGCGCCTTGCCGGCCGTAGCGTCGGGCCTTGACCGCCTGCTGGCGGCAGATGCGAACGCAAGGGCCCTGGTATTTGCCGAGGTGGCGTCCGCCGAGGAGCACTACCCGCTCGCCGAGGGCCCGCACGTGCACGTGACGTGGGTGCATCGCGACGGCGACCCTTATGGCGCGAATCTGGTTGAGGCGGTGCTCGAGGCCGAGCTGCCACAGGGCGATCCCGAGGCGTTCGTGCACGGGAACGCGGACATGGTGCGGCCGCTGCGGCGCTACCTGCTGGGGGAGAGGGGTCTTCCGCGGGAGCAGCTGTCCGCGTCCGGCTACTGGCGCGTGGGGCTCACGGACGAGGGGTGGCGCGCGGTCAAGCGCGACTTCAACGAGGCGATGGAGCGGGACGCTGCGGTGTGA
- a CDS encoding aldo/keto reductase: protein MTESIILNDGHSLPEIGFGTYPLRGEEGYLAVRSALDAGYRLIDSAVNYGNEEEVGRAIRDWLKDTGTDRDEIVVQTKIPGRHHEFEAAIASGRDSLATMGLDRIDVLLIHWPNPSVGKFKEAWRALVELREAGVVRTVGVSNFTAEHLAEIIDDSGVTPAINQIELHPYFPQAQMLAEHERLGIVTEAWSPLGKASAPYAEPAVLEAARRHEATPAQVILRWHIERGAVPLPKSGRPERQAENLDVVEFELSDAEVAEISALAREDGRLFGGDPNVHEEM from the coding sequence ATGACCGAAAGCATCATCCTCAACGACGGCCACTCCCTGCCAGAGATCGGCTTCGGCACCTACCCGCTGCGCGGCGAGGAAGGCTATCTCGCGGTGCGATCGGCGCTCGACGCGGGCTATCGCCTCATCGACTCGGCCGTGAACTACGGCAACGAGGAGGAGGTGGGCCGGGCCATCCGCGACTGGCTCAAGGACACGGGGACCGACCGCGACGAGATCGTGGTGCAGACCAAGATCCCAGGGCGGCACCACGAGTTTGAGGCGGCCATAGCGTCGGGCCGAGACTCGCTAGCGACGATGGGACTGGACCGCATTGACGTGCTGCTCATTCACTGGCCCAACCCCAGCGTCGGGAAGTTCAAGGAGGCGTGGCGCGCGCTCGTTGAGCTTCGCGAGGCGGGCGTGGTGCGGACCGTTGGCGTCTCCAACTTCACTGCGGAGCACCTCGCCGAGATCATCGACGACAGCGGCGTCACGCCTGCTATCAACCAGATTGAGCTGCACCCGTACTTCCCGCAGGCGCAGATGCTCGCCGAGCACGAGCGGCTCGGCATCGTCACGGAGGCGTGGAGCCCGCTCGGCAAGGCGAGCGCTCCGTATGCCGAGCCCGCGGTGCTCGAGGCGGCCAGGCGGCACGAGGCGACGCCGGCACAGGTGATCCTGCGCTGGCACATCGAGCGGGGCGCGGTTCCGCTGCCCAAGTCCGGGCGCCCGGAGCGGCAGGCGGAGAACCTCGACGTCGTCGAGTTCGAGCTCAGCGACGCCGAGGTCGCGGAGATCTCCGCCCTAGCACGCGAGGATGGGCGCCTGTTCGGCGGCGACCCCAACGTGCACGAGGAGATGTAG
- a CDS encoding TetR/AcrR family transcriptional regulator, translating into MAARMERDERRAHILAIAMDIIDERGHQGLTMRGLARECGLSAPGLMHYFPDMATLVVAVVQFREARDEALYEGAVPGPGTTRAVLDAAMKNIVARPKAAELFAIVEAQAIDPRHPGHEYFRERSDGIVAQFAPIVGAEFAHPEELIRQLIAVADGLQLNWLRDPGAFDLLERWHAISEPLLTAAERCDDRL; encoded by the coding sequence TTGGCCGCCAGAATGGAGCGCGACGAACGTCGCGCACACATCCTCGCGATCGCCATGGACATCATCGACGAGCGGGGCCACCAGGGCCTCACGATGCGCGGCCTCGCCCGCGAGTGCGGCCTGTCCGCACCAGGCCTGATGCACTACTTTCCGGACATGGCGACGCTCGTCGTGGCCGTTGTGCAGTTCCGCGAGGCGCGCGACGAGGCGCTCTACGAGGGCGCTGTGCCGGGGCCAGGCACCACCCGCGCGGTGCTCGACGCCGCGATGAAGAACATCGTCGCGAGACCCAAGGCGGCCGAGCTGTTCGCCATCGTCGAGGCCCAGGCGATCGACCCCCGCCACCCCGGCCACGAGTACTTCCGGGAGCGTTCGGACGGCATCGTCGCGCAGTTTGCGCCCATCGTGGGCGCCGAATTCGCGCACCCGGAGGAGCTCATCCGCCAGCTCATCGCCGTTGCCGACGGGCTGCAACTCAACTGGCTGCGGGACCCCGGGGCGTTCGACCTCCTGGAGCGCTGGCACGCGATCTCGGAGCCGCTGCTCACAGCGGCCGAGCGCTGCGACGACCGGCTCTGA
- a CDS encoding ribose-phosphate pyrophosphokinase: MESIRVFAGTGGKQFAEAMCAALDVPLSESELHRFANDCLEVQLMENVRERDVFLVQPIVAPTQENLVELLLMIDAARGASARRVTAVMPHFAYARSDKKDHPRISIGGRLMADMLVTAGANRVLTMTLHAPQVHAFFRIPTDQLHALEELASHFRVYDLTNTTVVSPDLGNAKSASKFARILGTPVAAGAKERFLGDRVTISHLIGDVDGRDVIVLDDEIANGTTIQAILDKLQEHGARRISIACTHGIFSNGALERIGNDPRVSEIVTTDTVPHTLYFQHPKLTVLSAAPAFAEAVRRIHSGESVSALFS, from the coding sequence ATGGAGTCGATCCGCGTCTTCGCTGGCACCGGTGGCAAGCAATTCGCGGAAGCGATGTGCGCCGCGCTCGACGTGCCCCTCAGCGAGTCCGAACTGCACCGCTTCGCCAACGACTGCCTCGAGGTGCAGCTCATGGAGAACGTCCGCGAGCGCGACGTGTTCCTGGTGCAGCCCATCGTGGCGCCGACGCAAGAGAACCTCGTGGAGCTGCTGCTCATGATCGACGCCGCGCGCGGGGCATCTGCCAGGCGCGTCACCGCCGTCATGCCGCACTTCGCCTACGCGCGCAGCGACAAGAAGGACCATCCGCGCATCTCCATCGGCGGCCGTCTCATGGCGGACATGCTGGTCACCGCGGGCGCCAACCGGGTGCTCACGATGACCCTCCACGCGCCCCAGGTGCACGCGTTCTTCCGCATCCCGACCGACCAGTTGCACGCGCTCGAGGAGCTCGCGAGCCACTTCCGCGTCTACGACCTCACCAACACCACGGTGGTCTCCCCGGACCTCGGCAACGCGAAGTCCGCGTCCAAGTTCGCGCGCATCCTCGGCACGCCCGTCGCAGCCGGGGCCAAGGAGCGCTTCCTGGGCGATCGCGTCACGATCTCTCACCTCATCGGCGACGTGGACGGCCGCGACGTGATCGTCCTCGACGACGAAATTGCGAACGGCACCACCATCCAGGCCATCCTCGACAAGCTGCAGGAGCACGGCGCCCGCCGCATCTCCATCGCCTGCACGCACGGCATCTTCAGCAACGGCGCCCTCGAGCGCATCGGCAACGACCCGCGCGTGAGCGAGATCGTCACCACGGACACCGTGCCGCACACCCTGTACTTCCAGCACCCCAAGCTCACGGTGCTGAGCGCGGCCCCCGCCTTCGCGGAGGCCGTGCGGCGCATTCACTCCGGCGAATCGGTGAGCGCGCTGTTCTCCTGA
- a CDS encoding patatin-like phospholipase family protein, which translates to MTVAFVLGGGGVRGAVEVGMLRALFEAGISPDLVVGTSIGAINGAAVAFDPTPSVVDTLVDAWASPTANAVYGDTWARQMQRLARSRTHLNDPAPLRALLASIIGKDTQFGDLAVPLAVCASSIERAAEKWFDSGPVIDAVLASASVPAALPPTLIDGEHYVDGGIVNSIPLGEAIARGATTVYVLQVGRVEVPLAVPTKPSEVARVAFEIARRHRFARDMAAVPEHVAVHVLPYGGSHPGDDKLTAYRNLDATHRRIQAAFESSSAYLKEHA; encoded by the coding sequence ATGACGGTGGCGTTCGTGCTCGGCGGCGGTGGAGTGCGCGGCGCCGTCGAGGTGGGGATGCTGCGAGCGCTGTTCGAGGCCGGTATCTCCCCGGACCTGGTGGTGGGCACGTCGATCGGCGCGATCAACGGCGCCGCGGTCGCGTTCGACCCCACGCCGTCCGTGGTGGACACGCTCGTCGACGCGTGGGCGTCCCCAACCGCCAACGCGGTCTACGGGGACACGTGGGCGCGGCAGATGCAGCGCCTCGCGCGCTCGCGGACCCACCTGAACGACCCAGCGCCGCTGCGCGCGCTGCTCGCGTCGATCATCGGCAAGGACACGCAGTTCGGTGACCTGGCCGTGCCGCTCGCGGTGTGCGCCTCGAGCATTGAGCGTGCGGCGGAGAAGTGGTTCGACTCCGGTCCGGTCATCGACGCGGTGCTCGCCTCGGCGTCGGTTCCCGCCGCTCTGCCGCCAACCCTGATCGACGGTGAGCACTATGTGGACGGCGGCATCGTCAACTCGATCCCGCTTGGCGAGGCGATCGCTCGTGGGGCAACCACCGTCTACGTGCTGCAGGTGGGCCGCGTCGAGGTGCCGCTCGCGGTGCCGACAAAGCCGTCCGAGGTTGCGCGCGTTGCGTTCGAGATCGCTCGTCGCCACCGCTTCGCCCGCGACATGGCGGCCGTCCCGGAGCACGTGGCCGTCCACGTGCTCCCATACGGCGGCTCGCATCCGGGGGACGACAAACTCACGGCGTACCGCAATCTGGACGCCACCCACCGCCGCATCCAGGCGGCGTTCGAGTCCAGCAGTGCCTACCTCAAGGAGCACGCCTGA